One Prunus dulcis chromosome 8, ALMONDv2, whole genome shotgun sequence DNA window includes the following coding sequences:
- the LOC117636841 gene encoding V-type proton ATPase 16 kDa proteolipid subunit: MSSSTFSGDETAPFFGFLGAAAALVFSCMGAAYGTAKSGVGVASMGVMRPELVMKSIVPVVMAGVLGIYGLIIAVIISTGINPKAKSYYLFDGYAHLSSGLACGLAGLSAGMAIGIVGDAGVRANAQQPKLFVGMILILIFAEALALYGLIVGIILSSRSGQSRAD, encoded by the exons ATGTCATCTTCAACCTTCAGCGGTGATGAAACGGCGCCGTTCTTCGGCTTCCTCGGAGCTGCTGCAGCCCTTGTCTTCTCAT GTATGGGAGCTGCCTATGGAACGGCAAAGAGTGGTGTTGGTGTGGCATCTATGGGGGTGATGAGGCCAGAGCTGGTGATGAAGTCTATTGTTCCTGTTGTTATGGCTGGAGTTTTGGGTATTTATGGCCTTATTATTGCTGTTATCATTAGTACTGGAATTAACCCTAAGGCCAAGTCATACTATCTTTTTGATGGTTATGCACATCTCTCTTCTGGTCTTGCTTGCGGTCTCGCTGGGCTATCTGCTGGAATGGCAATTGGTATAGTTGGTGATGCTGGTGTAAG AGCTAATGCACAGCAGCCAAAACTCTTTGTTGGGATGATCCTCATTCTCATCTTTGCTGAAGCACTGGCCCTCTATGGCCTCATTGTCGGCATCATCTTGTCTTCCCGATCAGGCCAATCCAGAGCAGACTAA